AACCGACGGCGGGAAGTATTTTTCTGGACGGCATCCCCTTGACGTCGTATGAGTTGCAATCGCTGCGAAGCCATATCGGGATTGTCTCGCAAGAAATTTTCTTATTTGACGATACCGTTCGGAACAACATCGCGTTCGGAAGGTCCGACGCCAATCCGTTCGATGTGGAACAAGCGGCCAAGCTCGCCTATGCCCACGACTTTATCCTTCGTTTGCCGAAAGGGTACGATACGATCATCGGGGAGCGCGGGGTCAAGCTGTCGGGGGGCGAGCGGCAACGATTGGCGATCGCTCGCGCCATTCTTCGTGATCCGCCGTTGCTGATCCTGGATGAAGCGACCTCGGCGCTCGACACCGAATCCGAACGGATCGTCCAGTTGGCCTTGGCCAATTTGATGAAGAATCGAACGACGTTGGTGGTCGCGCATCGGCTCTCGACTATTCAAAGCGCGGATCGCATCATCGTCTTAGAGCGAGGGGCTATCGTTGAAATGGGCTCCCATGACGAATTGCTTCGGCGGGGAGGCGTCTATCGACGACTACACGCCCTGCAATTCCAGGATGTGACCAGCCCACATTATTCATGAACGCTTACTGCAACCGTCGATACGCCGCTGCAACAGACGTGGCTACGTGCGCAAGCGCACGGCCAAGCGGGCAGGCTCGCCGCTCGGGCGGTCGACATACTGTTTCGAGTATGCCTCCCTTCCTCGCGACTCCGCGTGCCCGTTTCGCGTGGCGGCTCGGCGGTTCCGTCACGAACCGTCATGAATAATGTGGGCTTGTATGAAGAAATGTCGGACCATGGTTGATGGGTGATGAGTTTCAGAGCGTGAAGAATTTGAAAAAATGTGTCGAACAATGGATCAAGTGTTCACTGCTGCCCCCGGTTGCCGCCGCGGTCCTTCGAAGTATCGCGCGCTCGATGCGCTATGAAACCCAAGGCCACGAGGCAATGGAGGCGGTGTATCGGGAGGGGCGTCACATCATTCTGGCCTTTTGGCATGCCCAGCAATTGATGATTCCGTTCGGCTATCGAGGAACCGGGTCCCATGTGCTGATCAGCCGGCATGGCGATGGGGAAATTATCGCTCGGATCATTGCCCGGTTCGGCCACGAAGCGGTGCGGGGGTCCAGTACGCGCGGAGGCGCCGGCGCGCTTCGGGCGCTGATCAAACTCGGCCGGTCCGGCCGGGATGTGGTGGTGACGCCGGACGGCCCGAAGGGACCTCGTCACGTGGCAAAGCTTGGAGTGATCCATCTGGCTAAAGCGACGGGCCTTCCGATCGTGCCGCTCGCCTTTGCCTGCTCAAAAAAAAACTCTTTGCGAGCTGGGATCGCTACATGGTCCCGTACCCCTTTTCGAGAGGGCTGTTTCTCTACGGCAATCCGCTCTGGGTCTCGCGCGAAGCCGATGATGCCTCGCTTGAGGCGACACGCCTTGAACTTGAAACGGTCCTCAATCGGCTGACGGAGCAAGCGGAAGAAGACGTGAAGCGTGAAACGTGAGGCGTGAAACGTAGGAGGTTCGGAAATTTAGCAGGACGTTTCACCTTTTACTTCTCACGGCTAACTTCGTCATCATGTGGAAGCTTCTCTACAATATCGGTCTTCTGCTCGCCTTCCCTGTGATTCTGGGAGTCCTCCTCGCCAAGCCACGTTGCCGACCCGGACTGGCCCAGAGGTTCGGGTTGGAGGAAGGTCTATCCGGTCTATTCGGTCTATCTCATCGACGGGACAGGCTAGACAAACCAGTCATCTGGATTCACGCGGTGTCGCTCGGCGAAGTCGTGGCCGTCACCCCGCTGGTGAAGGCGCTGCACAAACGCCATCCGGAGCTTCGTTATGTTGTCACAACCGTGACGGAAACAGGGCGGGAGGCGGTCGAACAACGCTTGGCAGGCATTGCCGAGCATCGCTACGCTCCGCTTGATTTTCCATGGGCGGTCGCTGGAAGGGTTCGACGCCTGCGTCCATTGCTCTACCTGTTTGTCGAGACCGAACTCTGGCCGAACCTACTGTGGACCTTACGCGAGCAGGATGTGCCCTCGGTGTTGGTGAACGGGAGGCTGTCGTCGCGGTCATTCGGTCGTCAGGATCTGCCCGTGATTCGCTCCTTCTATCGGTCGGTGCTTCAGACGCTGACACTTTGTTTAATGCAATCCGCCAGGGATCGACAGCGTATTGTTGCGTTGGGCGCTGAACCGTCGCGCGTTCACGTGACCGGGAATATCAAGTTTGATCAACCATTGCCGGATGCCGGCTCGGACGATTCGCTCCGTCGGAGCTTCGGACTTGATGAGGACGAACGATTAATTCTGGCGGGCAGTACGCATCCCGGAGAAGAGGAATTGCTGGTC
The nucleotide sequence above comes from Candidatus Nitrospira nitrificans. Encoded proteins:
- a CDS encoding 3-deoxy-D-manno-octulosonic acid transferase, with the translated sequence MWKLLYNIGLLLAFPVILGVLLAKPRCRPGLAQRFGLEEGLSGLFGLSHRRDRLDKPVIWIHAVSLGEVVAVTPLVKALHKRHPELRYVVTTVTETGREAVEQRLAGIAEHRYAPLDFPWAVAGRVRRLRPLLYLFVETELWPNLLWTLREQDVPSVLVNGRLSSRSFGRQDLPVIRSFYRSVLQTLTLCLMQSARDRQRIVALGAEPSRVHVTGNIKFDQPLPDAGSDDSLRRSFGLDEDERLILAGSTHPGEEELLVSAYGRIVRTYPSTVLMLAPRHIERVERVEIMLREAGFEVQRKSQIREKRSGPRVVILDTRGELARAYREAVVAFVGGTLVPVGGHNLLEPAVWGTPVMFGPYTDHCAEVAALLSEAGGGRRVGGMEDLVAALEEWLGQSETRYRVGQAAKQAVLDNQGALKQSVDLIETCLTPVSSFVARCS
- a CDS encoding lysophospholipid acyltransferase family protein, giving the protein MGDEFQSVKNLKKCVEQWIKCSLLPPVAAAVLRSIARSMRYETQGHEAMEAVYREGRHIILAFWHAQQLMIPFGYRGTGSHVLISRHGDGEIIARIIARFGHEAVRGSSTRGGAGALRALIKLGRSGRDVVVTPDGPKGPRHVAKLGVIHLAKATGLPIVPLAFACSKKNSLRAGIATWSRTPFREGCFSTAIRSGSRAKPMMPRLRRHALNLKRSSIG